One region of Natronolimnobius baerhuensis genomic DNA includes:
- a CDS encoding MATE family efflux transporter has protein sequence MTIRDHLERTFLAREEVDLTDGGIVKPLLYLSIPLIITNVLQTAYNVADTFWLGRYGTVEVAAISFAFPIIFLLISFAIGFSVAGSVLVAQYIGADRESDAEYAASQTVAFSILSSLILGGLGYFVVEDVLMLFDAEPAVVAAATSYMQIYAVGLVFVFGFLMFTALMRGYGDTVTPMLVMFVSVVINIVLDPLLIFGVGPFPELGIAGAAYATIFARGVTLAIGLWLMFRGYRGVRIRLEEMIPNPSYGVKLIRIGLPASFEGASRALSISLLLFVVALFATPVVAAYGIGTRILSVIVLPAMALSQGVETMTGQNVGAGKPDRAAKANHITAAVIFVSLTVVGLLSTLFAEPLVALFTNDPDVVDAGATFLYYVAPTFGLFGAMYTYIGGFRGAGMTGTAAGFVLLAFMVVQIPVAWVASSAFGPPGIWASFAIAHLVGALGTALWFRRGTWRANDITGGGGGSGADSDSPLDAGAPSDD, from the coding sequence ATGACAATCCGCGACCATCTCGAGCGGACGTTTTTGGCGCGCGAGGAGGTTGATCTGACTGACGGCGGGATCGTCAAGCCGCTGCTCTATCTGTCGATTCCACTCATCATCACGAACGTTCTGCAGACGGCGTACAACGTCGCGGATACGTTCTGGTTGGGTCGCTACGGAACCGTCGAGGTCGCAGCGATTAGCTTTGCGTTCCCAATCATTTTCCTGTTGATCTCGTTCGCAATCGGCTTTTCTGTCGCGGGGAGTGTACTCGTTGCCCAGTATATCGGTGCAGACCGAGAGAGTGATGCGGAGTATGCGGCCTCCCAGACTGTCGCGTTCTCGATCCTCAGTTCGCTTATTCTCGGCGGCCTGGGCTATTTCGTCGTCGAGGACGTGCTCATGCTTTTCGACGCCGAACCGGCAGTGGTCGCGGCCGCGACGAGTTATATGCAGATCTACGCGGTCGGGCTGGTCTTCGTCTTCGGCTTTCTGATGTTCACCGCGCTCATGCGCGGGTACGGCGACACCGTGACGCCAATGCTGGTCATGTTCGTCTCGGTCGTCATCAACATCGTCCTCGATCCGCTGCTCATCTTCGGTGTCGGGCCGTTCCCCGAACTGGGCATCGCCGGGGCCGCCTACGCGACCATCTTCGCGCGCGGCGTGACGCTCGCAATCGGCCTCTGGCTCATGTTCCGGGGCTACCGCGGCGTCCGCATCCGACTCGAGGAGATGATTCCCAACCCCAGCTACGGGGTCAAACTCATCCGAATTGGGCTGCCAGCGTCGTTCGAGGGAGCCAGTCGCGCACTCTCGATTTCGCTGTTGCTCTTTGTTGTCGCACTGTTCGCGACACCAGTCGTCGCGGCCTACGGAATCGGCACGCGCATCCTCTCGGTGATCGTCCTGCCGGCGATGGCGCTTTCGCAGGGCGTCGAGACGATGACCGGACAGAATGTCGGCGCTGGCAAGCCGGATCGAGCAGCGAAAGCGAATCACATCACCGCGGCAGTGATTTTCGTCAGTCTGACCGTCGTTGGACTGCTCTCGACGCTGTTTGCCGAGCCACTCGTCGCGCTCTTTACGAACGATCCAGACGTCGTCGACGCCGGGGCGACCTTCCTCTACTACGTTGCACCGACATTCGGCCTCTTTGGCGCGATGTACACCTACATCGGCGGCTTCCGCGGCGCAGGGATGACGGGAACGGCCGCCGGCTTCGTCTTGCTTGCGTTCATGGTCGTCCAGATCCCCGTCGCGTGGGTCGCCTCGAGCGCGTTCGGGCCGCCAGGTATCTGGGCGTCGTTTGCGATTGCGCATCTCGTCGGCGCACTGGGGACTGCCCTCTGGTTCCGCCGTGGAACGTGGCGCGCGAACGACATCACCGGCGGTGGGGGCGGTTCCGGAGCCGACTCGGACTCACCGCTCGACGCTGGCGCGCCGAGTGACGACTGA
- a CDS encoding PhzF family phenazine biosynthesis protein — protein sequence MDTTRILQIDAFTDEPLAGNPAGLVPDADGLTADQMQAIAAEMAVSETAFVSASDDPNADRRIRYFTPTQEVDLCGHATIATFAHLHDEGVEPGTTALETNVGVLEIELEADGTVWMTQDAPQIRAVDLEYGRVADALGVEQAALEGASDDIPLAMASTGVPYLVVPITYLSDLGSAEPDMAAIEALTDELGALGVYLFTFDALERESTLHGRLFAPGAGIPEDPVTGTASGAVSAYLDHFGAFDDDFPEEVRLEQGHYVDRPGIVRVRLEGDVRVGGRGVTVLDGSLAVPAETDDEILEA from the coding sequence ATGGACACGACACGTATTCTGCAGATCGACGCCTTCACTGACGAGCCACTGGCGGGCAACCCCGCCGGCCTCGTTCCGGACGCGGACGGACTCACAGCCGACCAGATGCAAGCAATCGCCGCCGAGATGGCCGTCAGCGAGACTGCGTTCGTCTCCGCGAGCGACGACCCGAACGCAGACCGGCGCATTCGCTACTTTACGCCCACACAGGAAGTCGACCTCTGTGGCCACGCCACCATCGCCACCTTCGCGCACCTCCACGACGAGGGCGTAGAGCCGGGCACGACGGCCCTCGAGACGAACGTCGGCGTCCTCGAGATCGAACTCGAGGCGGATGGAACGGTCTGGATGACACAGGACGCGCCACAGATCCGCGCGGTCGACCTTGAGTACGGCCGCGTTGCGGACGCGCTGGGCGTCGAACAGGCGGCACTCGAGGGCGCGAGTGACGATATTCCGCTTGCGATGGCGTCGACGGGTGTGCCGTATCTGGTCGTCCCAATTACGTATCTCTCGGATCTCGGCAGTGCGGAGCCGGATATGGCCGCAATCGAGGCACTGACCGACGAACTCGGCGCGCTCGGGGTCTACCTGTTCACGTTCGATGCGCTCGAGCGCGAGTCGACGCTGCACGGGCGGCTATTCGCCCCCGGCGCAGGCATTCCGGAAGACCCCGTGACGGGCACCGCAAGCGGCGCTGTCTCGGCATATCTCGATCACTTCGGTGCCTTCGATGACGATTTTCCCGAGGAGGTACGCCTCGAGCAAGGCCACTACGTCGACCGGCCGGGCATCGTCCGCGTCCGCCTCGAGGGCGACGTTCGCGTTGGCGGACGGGGTGTGACCGTCCTCGATGGCTCGCTCGCCGTCCCCGCGGAGACAGACGACGAAATTCTCGAGGCCTAA
- the ppsA gene encoding phosphoenolpyruvate synthase, producing MAVLWLDEISAGDIERVGGKGASLGELTGAGLPVPPGFVVTAGTYRSFIEEAEIDEELFEAVDVDADDSSALANAADRAQELIIETPFPDDLREEIVASYREIGGDEEAFVAVRSSATAEDLPDASFAGQQETFLNITEDALLDRVRECWASLFTQRAIYYRQEQGFDHSSVNIAVVVQQMVDAEKSGVMFTSHPSTGDPTMIIEAAWGLGEAVVSGAVSPDNYVVSRSDRSIDVTVAEKKVMHIKDEETGETVERPVSDERQTERVVSDGEIEALVDLGERVEDHYDTPQDVEWAIVDGDIYMLQSRPITTIDDGARSEAATPVEDAVATTEGVTDGSGTQTAGAGSDAAGTPSDDTGEVIIDGLGSSPGTVSGPAKIVTKLDDLAKVAEGDIIVTEMTMPDMVPAMKRASGIITDEGGMTSHAAIVSRELGVPAVVGTTNATTVLQDGQVVTIDGDKGTVLEGETVEPDEEAEPVEEVRPKSPVKPMTATEVKVNVSIPEAAERAAATGADGVGLLRTEHMILSLNQTPEKFIEENGTDEYTKQLVQGIRSVADEFYPRPVRVRTLDAPTDEFRQLEGGEDEPVEHNPMLGYRGIRRSLDRTDVFAHELEAFRRLYEMGYDNVEIMLPLVNDAEDVYQATKCMREAGIDPDKRKWGVMIETPASALAVEELAEAGIDFASFGTNDLTQYTLAVDRNNEHVADRFDELHPAVLRLIGDVIATCREHDVDTSICGQAGSKPEMVQYLVNEGISSISANIDAVRDVQHEVKRVEQKLLLESVR from the coding sequence ATGGCTGTACTCTGGCTGGACGAGATCAGTGCCGGCGACATCGAGCGGGTCGGCGGCAAAGGTGCCTCTCTGGGGGAACTGACGGGTGCGGGATTGCCCGTCCCACCCGGCTTCGTTGTCACTGCCGGGACCTACCGCTCATTCATCGAGGAGGCGGAAATCGACGAGGAACTCTTCGAGGCCGTCGACGTTGACGCCGACGACTCGAGCGCGCTCGCGAACGCGGCCGACCGCGCACAGGAACTCATCATCGAGACGCCGTTTCCCGACGACCTGCGCGAGGAGATCGTCGCCTCCTATCGCGAAATCGGCGGCGATGAGGAGGCGTTCGTCGCCGTCCGCTCGTCGGCAACTGCAGAGGACCTGCCCGATGCCTCCTTTGCCGGCCAGCAAGAGACGTTCTTAAACATCACCGAAGACGCCCTGCTCGACCGCGTCCGCGAGTGCTGGGCGTCCCTGTTTACCCAGCGAGCGATCTACTACCGCCAGGAACAGGGCTTTGACCACTCGAGTGTGAACATCGCGGTCGTCGTCCAGCAGATGGTCGATGCCGAGAAATCCGGCGTTATGTTCACCAGTCACCCCTCGACGGGTGATCCGACGATGATTATCGAGGCCGCCTGGGGGCTTGGCGAAGCGGTCGTCTCCGGGGCAGTGTCGCCGGACAACTACGTCGTCTCGCGTAGTGACCGTTCAATCGATGTCACCGTCGCCGAAAAGAAGGTGATGCACATCAAAGACGAGGAGACGGGAGAGACCGTCGAACGGCCGGTGTCGGACGAGCGCCAGACCGAACGCGTCGTCAGCGACGGCGAAATCGAGGCGCTGGTCGACCTCGGCGAACGCGTCGAAGACCATTACGACACCCCACAGGACGTCGAATGGGCAATCGTCGACGGCGACATCTACATGCTCCAGTCGCGCCCGATTACGACAATCGATGACGGCGCACGCAGCGAGGCGGCAACGCCAGTCGAGGACGCCGTTGCGACCACTGAAGGCGTCACCGACGGCAGCGGCACGCAGACCGCTGGCGCCGGGAGTGATGCAGCAGGCACACCCAGTGACGACACTGGCGAGGTCATTATCGACGGCCTTGGCTCGAGTCCGGGCACCGTCAGCGGCCCCGCGAAAATCGTCACCAAACTCGACGATCTGGCGAAAGTCGCGGAGGGCGATATCATCGTCACCGAGATGACCATGCCTGATATGGTGCCAGCGATGAAACGCGCCTCGGGGATCATCACTGACGAGGGCGGCATGACCAGCCACGCCGCCATCGTCTCTCGGGAACTCGGCGTCCCCGCCGTCGTGGGCACGACCAACGCGACGACTGTCCTGCAGGATGGGCAGGTCGTCACCATAGATGGCGACAAGGGCACCGTCCTCGAGGGCGAGACAGTCGAACCCGACGAGGAAGCCGAACCAGTCGAGGAGGTCCGTCCAAAGTCGCCGGTCAAGCCGATGACCGCGACGGAGGTCAAGGTCAACGTCTCGATTCCCGAAGCCGCCGAACGCGCGGCTGCAACGGGTGCTGACGGCGTTGGTCTCCTACGGACCGAGCACATGATCCTCTCGCTGAACCAGACGCCCGAGAAGTTCATCGAGGAAAACGGCACCGACGAGTACACGAAGCAACTCGTCCAGGGCATTCGTAGCGTCGCAGATGAGTTCTACCCGCGGCCCGTCCGCGTGCGCACGCTCGACGCCCCGACCGACGAGTTCCGCCAACTCGAGGGCGGCGAGGACGAACCGGTCGAGCACAATCCGATGCTTGGCTATCGGGGCATTCGACGCTCGCTTGATCGCACCGACGTCTTCGCGCACGAACTCGAGGCGTTTCGCCGCCTGTACGAGATGGGCTACGACAACGTCGAGATCATGTTGCCACTGGTCAACGACGCCGAAGACGTCTACCAGGCAACGAAATGCATGCGCGAGGCCGGCATCGACCCGGACAAGCGCAAGTGGGGCGTGATGATCGAGACGCCAGCATCCGCCCTCGCCGTCGAGGAGTTAGCCGAGGCCGGCATCGACTTCGCCTCCTTCGGCACGAACGATCTCACGCAGTACACGCTTGCTGTCGACCGAAACAACGAGCACGTCGCAGACCGCTTCGACGAACTGCACCCTGCTGTCCTTCGCCTGATCGGGGACGTGATCGCCACCTGCCGCGAACACGATGTCGATACGAGCATCTGCGGGCAAGCCGGTTCCAAGCCGGAGATGGTCCAGTATCTCGTCAACGAAGGTATTAGCTCCATCTCGGCAAACATCGACGCCGTCCGCGACGTCCAACACGAAGTCAAGCGCGTCGAACAGAAGTTGTTGCTCGAGTCGGTTCGCTAG